The Narcine bancroftii isolate sNarBan1 chromosome 6, sNarBan1.hap1, whole genome shotgun sequence genome window below encodes:
- the wdcp gene encoding WD repeat and coiled-coil-containing protein isoform X2, giving the protein MKERDGGMRLLLNLKMVSMELGRAKLLRTGINVLHQALHPIHGIAWTDGKQVALTAVYLVNGEVKFGESSVIGSFEHVNGLHWGPVCYTGTLALLAVQHKKHITVWQLQNSTLEQNKLLVSQTCELGEIFPILQQGCVWHPKHDALLVLTKRDASVLFAVHIDNRRVKADIRSGGLIHCACWTTDGSRLVIAIGSALHSYIWNNTQKTLNACNFCPIFDVGGSICAVAACLDLQVIVTTELPLDKICGLNAGLAFDVTPISETESLIPRPTTLAVDETHSVETRRKSVDSSKSLVEEPTFLSSGPVDLTHILANHRKSDPSPLIHLQQRDCITGSGHDSSHLILVTFEMKVTTTRKVSIPGILVPDIICFDPHRCTIAVSSNTCHVILLYSVSPSSMPNIQQIHLQKYERPKGMCFLTEALLLLLVGRQKSNDFAFLPSSNSDRYLIRLMTKKLLLDDSSVLPDTPKIGQPCINISGMKKYFENLSKEEPVIGKELLLPGNTTIHFPSSKKGLIEEIKNSSGKQSSEASILKPIDGATLSESAVILENYDAEPVNSCIATHGLEPLNSDLSSPVLFKEDQDTLSHARTLLKDGDKANDEIKQLSRQMEKVLDCFKEMKLCLSQISDCTRNGKKLSTGYPSDPSFLYVICQRKLQENTIVDEKRAFLLCDGKLQLSTVQEVFNLFVVEMFYGSNWIVLTADSDGFAPLTFKPKQEIMIRDGKQTLGPLEFPPPPSPTDSFTEVQRNLH; this is encoded by the exons ATGAAGGAACGGGATGGAGGCATGAGATTactatt GAACCTAAAGATGGTCAGTATGGAACTTGGAAGAGCAAAATTGCTGCGAACTGGAATTAATGTATTGCATCAAGCTCTTCATCCAATTCATGGGATTGCATGGACAGATGGAAAGCAAGTTGCTCTCACAGCTGTTTACCTAGTCAATGGTGAGGTAAAGTTTGGAGAAAGCAGCGTCATTGGAAGTTTTGAACATGTGAATGGGCTTCATTGGGGTCCTGTTTGTTATACGGGAACTCTGGCATTGCTTGCTGTTCAGCATAAAAAACATATAACTGTATGGCAGTTACAAAACAGCACattggaacaaaacaaactattaGTTTCCCAAACTTGTGAGCTGGGAGAGATTTTTCCAATTCTGCAGCAAGGCTGTGTGTGGCATCCAAAACATGATGCCCTGTTAGTTTTAACAAAAAGAGATGCCTCAGTATTGTTTGCAGTACACATTGACAATCGTAGAGTTAAAGCAGACATCAGGAGTGGTGGCTTGATTCATTGTGCTTGTTGGACCACAGATGGAAGTCGTTTAGTGATTGCCATAGGCAGCGCTCTTCATTCCTATATTTGGAATAATACTCAAAAGACTCTTAATGCGTGCAACTTTTGTCCAATATTTGACGTTGGAGGAAGTATCTGTGCAGTGGCAGCATGTTTGGATTTGCAGGTGATTGTGACAACTGAACTTCCGCTTGATAAAATCTGTGGTCTCAATGCTGGCCTTGCCTTTGATGTTACACCTATATCTGAAACTGAATCTTTAATCCCACGACCCACGACGCTGGCTGTGGATGAAACCCATTCCGTGGAGACGAGAAGAAAATCAGTAGATTCCTCAAAGtcattagtagaagaaccgacatTTTTATCATCTGGTCCTGTCGACTTGACCCATATTCTGGCAAATCATCGAAAATCAGATCCCAGCCCCCTTATTCACCTACAGCAAAGAGATTGCATTACTGGAAGTGGTCATGATTCTTCACATCTGATCTTAGTAACTTTTGAAATGAAAGTAACAACAACTAGAAAAGTAAGCATACCTGGAATTCTGGTCCCTGATATAATATGTTTCGATCCACATCGATGTACTATTGCTGTATCATCCAACACGTGTCACGTGATATTACTCTATTCAGTGAGTCCTTCAAGTATGCCTAATATTCAGCAGATTCATTTGCAAAAATATGAACGGCCAAAAGGTATGTGTTTTCTGACTGAAGCACTGTTATTGCTTTTAGTTGGAAGGCAGAAATCAAACGACTTTGCTTTTCTCCCATCTTCTAATTCAGACCGTTATTTAATCAGACTTATGACCAAAAAGCTTTTGTTAGATGATTCTTCTGTGTTACCAGACACTCCGAAGATTGGGCAGCCATGTATTAATATCTCTGGaatgaagaaatattttgaaaaccTGTCCAAGGAAGAGCCAGTTATTGGAAAAGAACTATTATTGCCGGGGAATACCACAATCCACTTTCCAAGTAGTAAAAAGGGATTAATAGAAGAAATAAAGAACAGTAGTGGTAAGCAAAGCTCCGAAGCAAGCATTCTAAAACCAATAGACGGAGCAACACTCAGTGAATCAGCAGTGATTTTGGAAAACTATGATGCAGAACCTGTAAATAGCTGCATAGCAACTCATGGACTTGAACCACTAAATAGTGATTTGAGTAGCCCAGTCCTATTTAAGGAAGATCAAGACACTCTATCACATGCTAGAACTTTACTGAAAGACGGAGATAAAGCAAATGATGAAATTAAGCAACTATCTAGGCAAATGGAAAAAGTACTTGATTGTTTCAAAGAAATGAAACTGTGTCTTTCTCAAATATCAGACTGTACAAGAAATGGAAAGAAGTTGTCAACAGGCTATCCATCTGATCCTTCATTTCTTTATGTCATCTGTCAG AGAAAGCTGCAGGAGAATACAATTGTGGATGAAAAACGAGCTTTTCTCCTTTGTGATGGCAAGCTTCAACTAAGTACAGTCCAAGAAGTTTTTAACCTTTTTGTTGTTGAAATGTTTTATG GTTCTAATTGGATAGTTCTTACTGCAGATAGTGATGGATTTGCTCCATTAACATTCAAACCCAAACAGGAAATTATGATTCGTGATGGCAAGCAAACATTAGGGCCTCTAGAATTTCCACCACCTCCATCTCCAACTGACAGTTTTACAGAAGTGCAACGTAATCTTCACTAG
- the wdcp gene encoding WD repeat and coiled-coil-containing protein isoform X1 has product MTSVSHILWSSACIFGEVEHSLTTALTESETKALYPTSLLEFIPFSSRKIEYCSTAIKLLDKHSDILSFRLEDWILKTTATTREFKLKNLKMVSMELGRAKLLRTGINVLHQALHPIHGIAWTDGKQVALTAVYLVNGEVKFGESSVIGSFEHVNGLHWGPVCYTGTLALLAVQHKKHITVWQLQNSTLEQNKLLVSQTCELGEIFPILQQGCVWHPKHDALLVLTKRDASVLFAVHIDNRRVKADIRSGGLIHCACWTTDGSRLVIAIGSALHSYIWNNTQKTLNACNFCPIFDVGGSICAVAACLDLQVIVTTELPLDKICGLNAGLAFDVTPISETESLIPRPTTLAVDETHSVETRRKSVDSSKSLVEEPTFLSSGPVDLTHILANHRKSDPSPLIHLQQRDCITGSGHDSSHLILVTFEMKVTTTRKVSIPGILVPDIICFDPHRCTIAVSSNTCHVILLYSVSPSSMPNIQQIHLQKYERPKGMCFLTEALLLLLVGRQKSNDFAFLPSSNSDRYLIRLMTKKLLLDDSSVLPDTPKIGQPCINISGMKKYFENLSKEEPVIGKELLLPGNTTIHFPSSKKGLIEEIKNSSGKQSSEASILKPIDGATLSESAVILENYDAEPVNSCIATHGLEPLNSDLSSPVLFKEDQDTLSHARTLLKDGDKANDEIKQLSRQMEKVLDCFKEMKLCLSQISDCTRNGKKLSTGYPSDPSFLYVICQRKLQENTIVDEKRAFLLCDGKLQLSTVQEVFNLFVVEMFYGSNWIVLTADSDGFAPLTFKPKQEIMIRDGKQTLGPLEFPPPPSPTDSFTEVQRNLH; this is encoded by the exons atgacTTCTGTTTCCCACATCTTATGGTCTTCTGCATGCATTTTTGGTGAAGTGGAGCACAGTCTGACAACTGCCTTAACTGAGAGTGAAACCAAGGCTCTGTACCCCACGTCCCTTTTGGAATTTATTCCTTTCTCATCAAGAAAAATAGAGTATTGTAGCACAGCAATTAAACTACTGGACAAGCATTCAGATATCTTGTCTTTTCGTTTAGAGGATTGGATACTGAAAACCACTGCAACAACTAGAGAATTTAAATTGaa GAACCTAAAGATGGTCAGTATGGAACTTGGAAGAGCAAAATTGCTGCGAACTGGAATTAATGTATTGCATCAAGCTCTTCATCCAATTCATGGGATTGCATGGACAGATGGAAAGCAAGTTGCTCTCACAGCTGTTTACCTAGTCAATGGTGAGGTAAAGTTTGGAGAAAGCAGCGTCATTGGAAGTTTTGAACATGTGAATGGGCTTCATTGGGGTCCTGTTTGTTATACGGGAACTCTGGCATTGCTTGCTGTTCAGCATAAAAAACATATAACTGTATGGCAGTTACAAAACAGCACattggaacaaaacaaactattaGTTTCCCAAACTTGTGAGCTGGGAGAGATTTTTCCAATTCTGCAGCAAGGCTGTGTGTGGCATCCAAAACATGATGCCCTGTTAGTTTTAACAAAAAGAGATGCCTCAGTATTGTTTGCAGTACACATTGACAATCGTAGAGTTAAAGCAGACATCAGGAGTGGTGGCTTGATTCATTGTGCTTGTTGGACCACAGATGGAAGTCGTTTAGTGATTGCCATAGGCAGCGCTCTTCATTCCTATATTTGGAATAATACTCAAAAGACTCTTAATGCGTGCAACTTTTGTCCAATATTTGACGTTGGAGGAAGTATCTGTGCAGTGGCAGCATGTTTGGATTTGCAGGTGATTGTGACAACTGAACTTCCGCTTGATAAAATCTGTGGTCTCAATGCTGGCCTTGCCTTTGATGTTACACCTATATCTGAAACTGAATCTTTAATCCCACGACCCACGACGCTGGCTGTGGATGAAACCCATTCCGTGGAGACGAGAAGAAAATCAGTAGATTCCTCAAAGtcattagtagaagaaccgacatTTTTATCATCTGGTCCTGTCGACTTGACCCATATTCTGGCAAATCATCGAAAATCAGATCCCAGCCCCCTTATTCACCTACAGCAAAGAGATTGCATTACTGGAAGTGGTCATGATTCTTCACATCTGATCTTAGTAACTTTTGAAATGAAAGTAACAACAACTAGAAAAGTAAGCATACCTGGAATTCTGGTCCCTGATATAATATGTTTCGATCCACATCGATGTACTATTGCTGTATCATCCAACACGTGTCACGTGATATTACTCTATTCAGTGAGTCCTTCAAGTATGCCTAATATTCAGCAGATTCATTTGCAAAAATATGAACGGCCAAAAGGTATGTGTTTTCTGACTGAAGCACTGTTATTGCTTTTAGTTGGAAGGCAGAAATCAAACGACTTTGCTTTTCTCCCATCTTCTAATTCAGACCGTTATTTAATCAGACTTATGACCAAAAAGCTTTTGTTAGATGATTCTTCTGTGTTACCAGACACTCCGAAGATTGGGCAGCCATGTATTAATATCTCTGGaatgaagaaatattttgaaaaccTGTCCAAGGAAGAGCCAGTTATTGGAAAAGAACTATTATTGCCGGGGAATACCACAATCCACTTTCCAAGTAGTAAAAAGGGATTAATAGAAGAAATAAAGAACAGTAGTGGTAAGCAAAGCTCCGAAGCAAGCATTCTAAAACCAATAGACGGAGCAACACTCAGTGAATCAGCAGTGATTTTGGAAAACTATGATGCAGAACCTGTAAATAGCTGCATAGCAACTCATGGACTTGAACCACTAAATAGTGATTTGAGTAGCCCAGTCCTATTTAAGGAAGATCAAGACACTCTATCACATGCTAGAACTTTACTGAAAGACGGAGATAAAGCAAATGATGAAATTAAGCAACTATCTAGGCAAATGGAAAAAGTACTTGATTGTTTCAAAGAAATGAAACTGTGTCTTTCTCAAATATCAGACTGTACAAGAAATGGAAAGAAGTTGTCAACAGGCTATCCATCTGATCCTTCATTTCTTTATGTCATCTGTCAG AGAAAGCTGCAGGAGAATACAATTGTGGATGAAAAACGAGCTTTTCTCCTTTGTGATGGCAAGCTTCAACTAAGTACAGTCCAAGAAGTTTTTAACCTTTTTGTTGTTGAAATGTTTTATG GTTCTAATTGGATAGTTCTTACTGCAGATAGTGATGGATTTGCTCCATTAACATTCAAACCCAAACAGGAAATTATGATTCGTGATGGCAAGCAAACATTAGGGCCTCTAGAATTTCCACCACCTCCATCTCCAACTGACAGTTTTACAGAAGTGCAACGTAATCTTCACTAG
- the wdcp gene encoding WD repeat and coiled-coil-containing protein isoform X4 produces the protein MVSMELGRAKLLRTGINVLHQALHPIHGIAWTDGKQVALTAVYLVNGEVKFGESSVIGSFEHVNGLHWGPVCYTGTLALLAVQHKKHITVWQLQNSTLEQNKLLVSQTCELGEIFPILQQGCVWHPKHDALLVLTKRDASVLFAVHIDNRRVKADIRSGGLIHCACWTTDGSRLVIAIGSALHSYIWNNTQKTLNACNFCPIFDVGGSICAVAACLDLQVIVTTELPLDKICGLNAGLAFDVTPISETESLIPRPTTLAVDETHSVETRRKSVDSSKSLVEEPTFLSSGPVDLTHILANHRKSDPSPLIHLQQRDCITGSGHDSSHLILVTFEMKVTTTRKVSIPGILVPDIICFDPHRCTIAVSSNTCHVILLYSVSPSSMPNIQQIHLQKYERPKGMCFLTEALLLLLVGRQKSNDFAFLPSSNSDRYLIRLMTKKLLLDDSSVLPDTPKIGQPCINISGMKKYFENLSKEEPVIGKELLLPGNTTIHFPSSKKGLIEEIKNSSGKQSSEASILKPIDGATLSESAVILENYDAEPVNSCIATHGLEPLNSDLSSPVLFKEDQDTLSHARTLLKDGDKANDEIKQLSRQMEKVLDCFKEMKLCLSQISDCTRNGKKLSTGYPSDPSFLYVICQRKLQENTIVDEKRAFLLCDGKLQLSTVQEVFNLFVVEMFYGSNWIVLTADSDGFAPLTFKPKQEIMIRDGKQTLGPLEFPPPPSPTDSFTEVQRNLH, from the exons ATGGTCAGTATGGAACTTGGAAGAGCAAAATTGCTGCGAACTGGAATTAATGTATTGCATCAAGCTCTTCATCCAATTCATGGGATTGCATGGACAGATGGAAAGCAAGTTGCTCTCACAGCTGTTTACCTAGTCAATGGTGAGGTAAAGTTTGGAGAAAGCAGCGTCATTGGAAGTTTTGAACATGTGAATGGGCTTCATTGGGGTCCTGTTTGTTATACGGGAACTCTGGCATTGCTTGCTGTTCAGCATAAAAAACATATAACTGTATGGCAGTTACAAAACAGCACattggaacaaaacaaactattaGTTTCCCAAACTTGTGAGCTGGGAGAGATTTTTCCAATTCTGCAGCAAGGCTGTGTGTGGCATCCAAAACATGATGCCCTGTTAGTTTTAACAAAAAGAGATGCCTCAGTATTGTTTGCAGTACACATTGACAATCGTAGAGTTAAAGCAGACATCAGGAGTGGTGGCTTGATTCATTGTGCTTGTTGGACCACAGATGGAAGTCGTTTAGTGATTGCCATAGGCAGCGCTCTTCATTCCTATATTTGGAATAATACTCAAAAGACTCTTAATGCGTGCAACTTTTGTCCAATATTTGACGTTGGAGGAAGTATCTGTGCAGTGGCAGCATGTTTGGATTTGCAGGTGATTGTGACAACTGAACTTCCGCTTGATAAAATCTGTGGTCTCAATGCTGGCCTTGCCTTTGATGTTACACCTATATCTGAAACTGAATCTTTAATCCCACGACCCACGACGCTGGCTGTGGATGAAACCCATTCCGTGGAGACGAGAAGAAAATCAGTAGATTCCTCAAAGtcattagtagaagaaccgacatTTTTATCATCTGGTCCTGTCGACTTGACCCATATTCTGGCAAATCATCGAAAATCAGATCCCAGCCCCCTTATTCACCTACAGCAAAGAGATTGCATTACTGGAAGTGGTCATGATTCTTCACATCTGATCTTAGTAACTTTTGAAATGAAAGTAACAACAACTAGAAAAGTAAGCATACCTGGAATTCTGGTCCCTGATATAATATGTTTCGATCCACATCGATGTACTATTGCTGTATCATCCAACACGTGTCACGTGATATTACTCTATTCAGTGAGTCCTTCAAGTATGCCTAATATTCAGCAGATTCATTTGCAAAAATATGAACGGCCAAAAGGTATGTGTTTTCTGACTGAAGCACTGTTATTGCTTTTAGTTGGAAGGCAGAAATCAAACGACTTTGCTTTTCTCCCATCTTCTAATTCAGACCGTTATTTAATCAGACTTATGACCAAAAAGCTTTTGTTAGATGATTCTTCTGTGTTACCAGACACTCCGAAGATTGGGCAGCCATGTATTAATATCTCTGGaatgaagaaatattttgaaaaccTGTCCAAGGAAGAGCCAGTTATTGGAAAAGAACTATTATTGCCGGGGAATACCACAATCCACTTTCCAAGTAGTAAAAAGGGATTAATAGAAGAAATAAAGAACAGTAGTGGTAAGCAAAGCTCCGAAGCAAGCATTCTAAAACCAATAGACGGAGCAACACTCAGTGAATCAGCAGTGATTTTGGAAAACTATGATGCAGAACCTGTAAATAGCTGCATAGCAACTCATGGACTTGAACCACTAAATAGTGATTTGAGTAGCCCAGTCCTATTTAAGGAAGATCAAGACACTCTATCACATGCTAGAACTTTACTGAAAGACGGAGATAAAGCAAATGATGAAATTAAGCAACTATCTAGGCAAATGGAAAAAGTACTTGATTGTTTCAAAGAAATGAAACTGTGTCTTTCTCAAATATCAGACTGTACAAGAAATGGAAAGAAGTTGTCAACAGGCTATCCATCTGATCCTTCATTTCTTTATGTCATCTGTCAG AGAAAGCTGCAGGAGAATACAATTGTGGATGAAAAACGAGCTTTTCTCCTTTGTGATGGCAAGCTTCAACTAAGTACAGTCCAAGAAGTTTTTAACCTTTTTGTTGTTGAAATGTTTTATG GTTCTAATTGGATAGTTCTTACTGCAGATAGTGATGGATTTGCTCCATTAACATTCAAACCCAAACAGGAAATTATGATTCGTGATGGCAAGCAAACATTAGGGCCTCTAGAATTTCCACCACCTCCATCTCCAACTGACAGTTTTACAGAAGTGCAACGTAATCTTCACTAG
- the wdcp gene encoding WD repeat and coiled-coil-containing protein isoform X3: MDDKEFKARNLKMVSMELGRAKLLRTGINVLHQALHPIHGIAWTDGKQVALTAVYLVNGEVKFGESSVIGSFEHVNGLHWGPVCYTGTLALLAVQHKKHITVWQLQNSTLEQNKLLVSQTCELGEIFPILQQGCVWHPKHDALLVLTKRDASVLFAVHIDNRRVKADIRSGGLIHCACWTTDGSRLVIAIGSALHSYIWNNTQKTLNACNFCPIFDVGGSICAVAACLDLQVIVTTELPLDKICGLNAGLAFDVTPISETESLIPRPTTLAVDETHSVETRRKSVDSSKSLVEEPTFLSSGPVDLTHILANHRKSDPSPLIHLQQRDCITGSGHDSSHLILVTFEMKVTTTRKVSIPGILVPDIICFDPHRCTIAVSSNTCHVILLYSVSPSSMPNIQQIHLQKYERPKGMCFLTEALLLLLVGRQKSNDFAFLPSSNSDRYLIRLMTKKLLLDDSSVLPDTPKIGQPCINISGMKKYFENLSKEEPVIGKELLLPGNTTIHFPSSKKGLIEEIKNSSGKQSSEASILKPIDGATLSESAVILENYDAEPVNSCIATHGLEPLNSDLSSPVLFKEDQDTLSHARTLLKDGDKANDEIKQLSRQMEKVLDCFKEMKLCLSQISDCTRNGKKLSTGYPSDPSFLYVICQRKLQENTIVDEKRAFLLCDGKLQLSTVQEVFNLFVVEMFYGSNWIVLTADSDGFAPLTFKPKQEIMIRDGKQTLGPLEFPPPPSPTDSFTEVQRNLH, encoded by the exons GAACCTAAAGATGGTCAGTATGGAACTTGGAAGAGCAAAATTGCTGCGAACTGGAATTAATGTATTGCATCAAGCTCTTCATCCAATTCATGGGATTGCATGGACAGATGGAAAGCAAGTTGCTCTCACAGCTGTTTACCTAGTCAATGGTGAGGTAAAGTTTGGAGAAAGCAGCGTCATTGGAAGTTTTGAACATGTGAATGGGCTTCATTGGGGTCCTGTTTGTTATACGGGAACTCTGGCATTGCTTGCTGTTCAGCATAAAAAACATATAACTGTATGGCAGTTACAAAACAGCACattggaacaaaacaaactattaGTTTCCCAAACTTGTGAGCTGGGAGAGATTTTTCCAATTCTGCAGCAAGGCTGTGTGTGGCATCCAAAACATGATGCCCTGTTAGTTTTAACAAAAAGAGATGCCTCAGTATTGTTTGCAGTACACATTGACAATCGTAGAGTTAAAGCAGACATCAGGAGTGGTGGCTTGATTCATTGTGCTTGTTGGACCACAGATGGAAGTCGTTTAGTGATTGCCATAGGCAGCGCTCTTCATTCCTATATTTGGAATAATACTCAAAAGACTCTTAATGCGTGCAACTTTTGTCCAATATTTGACGTTGGAGGAAGTATCTGTGCAGTGGCAGCATGTTTGGATTTGCAGGTGATTGTGACAACTGAACTTCCGCTTGATAAAATCTGTGGTCTCAATGCTGGCCTTGCCTTTGATGTTACACCTATATCTGAAACTGAATCTTTAATCCCACGACCCACGACGCTGGCTGTGGATGAAACCCATTCCGTGGAGACGAGAAGAAAATCAGTAGATTCCTCAAAGtcattagtagaagaaccgacatTTTTATCATCTGGTCCTGTCGACTTGACCCATATTCTGGCAAATCATCGAAAATCAGATCCCAGCCCCCTTATTCACCTACAGCAAAGAGATTGCATTACTGGAAGTGGTCATGATTCTTCACATCTGATCTTAGTAACTTTTGAAATGAAAGTAACAACAACTAGAAAAGTAAGCATACCTGGAATTCTGGTCCCTGATATAATATGTTTCGATCCACATCGATGTACTATTGCTGTATCATCCAACACGTGTCACGTGATATTACTCTATTCAGTGAGTCCTTCAAGTATGCCTAATATTCAGCAGATTCATTTGCAAAAATATGAACGGCCAAAAGGTATGTGTTTTCTGACTGAAGCACTGTTATTGCTTTTAGTTGGAAGGCAGAAATCAAACGACTTTGCTTTTCTCCCATCTTCTAATTCAGACCGTTATTTAATCAGACTTATGACCAAAAAGCTTTTGTTAGATGATTCTTCTGTGTTACCAGACACTCCGAAGATTGGGCAGCCATGTATTAATATCTCTGGaatgaagaaatattttgaaaaccTGTCCAAGGAAGAGCCAGTTATTGGAAAAGAACTATTATTGCCGGGGAATACCACAATCCACTTTCCAAGTAGTAAAAAGGGATTAATAGAAGAAATAAAGAACAGTAGTGGTAAGCAAAGCTCCGAAGCAAGCATTCTAAAACCAATAGACGGAGCAACACTCAGTGAATCAGCAGTGATTTTGGAAAACTATGATGCAGAACCTGTAAATAGCTGCATAGCAACTCATGGACTTGAACCACTAAATAGTGATTTGAGTAGCCCAGTCCTATTTAAGGAAGATCAAGACACTCTATCACATGCTAGAACTTTACTGAAAGACGGAGATAAAGCAAATGATGAAATTAAGCAACTATCTAGGCAAATGGAAAAAGTACTTGATTGTTTCAAAGAAATGAAACTGTGTCTTTCTCAAATATCAGACTGTACAAGAAATGGAAAGAAGTTGTCAACAGGCTATCCATCTGATCCTTCATTTCTTTATGTCATCTGTCAG AGAAAGCTGCAGGAGAATACAATTGTGGATGAAAAACGAGCTTTTCTCCTTTGTGATGGCAAGCTTCAACTAAGTACAGTCCAAGAAGTTTTTAACCTTTTTGTTGTTGAAATGTTTTATG GTTCTAATTGGATAGTTCTTACTGCAGATAGTGATGGATTTGCTCCATTAACATTCAAACCCAAACAGGAAATTATGATTCGTGATGGCAAGCAAACATTAGGGCCTCTAGAATTTCCACCACCTCCATCTCCAACTGACAGTTTTACAGAAGTGCAACGTAATCTTCACTAG